The sequence CCCTGGCGATTCTCGGCCCCTCGGGTTCAGGCAAGAGCACGTTGCTGAACCTCCTGGGAACGCTGGATCGGCCCACTTCGGGCAAGGTCACTCTCGGCGACCTTGACCTGTCCACTCTGACGGGGCGCGAGCTGGCCTCCTTCCGGGCGCAGCGCGTCGGCTTCGTGTTCCAGGAGCACCATCTCCTCCCGCAACTCACCGCCTTCGAGAACGTGCTGCTTCCCGGTCTTGCCCTCGGGGCCGCCCGCAGTGCAGACCTGGAGGACGTCGCCCAGGAGTTGCTCTCCCGGGTGCGCCTTACGGAGCGCAGGGAGGCTTACCCGGCTCAGATGTCCGGGGGCGAGCGTCAGCGCGTGGCTCTCGCTCGGGCGCTGGTGAATGGCGCTGGGCTGCTCTTGTGTGATGAGCCCACTGGTAACCTCGACCGCCAGACCGGCGCGGCGGTGGTATCCTTGCTGCTCGAGGTTGCGCGGCAACGAGGCGTGACCGTGCTCATGGCCACGCACAACCTGGCACAGGCTGCACGCTTTGACCGCAGTCTGCAACTCCTCGACGGACGGCTATCCCCGGCGGAAGCCGAGGAGGTCGAGGGGGGAAGCGAGTGAGCCTCCTACGACTGGTCT is a genomic window of Armatimonadia bacterium containing:
- a CDS encoding ABC transporter ATP-binding protein, whose translation is MNAPPEKLELHELTKRFATPEGGEITVLDHVSLSVAPGETLAILGPSGSGKSTLLNLLGTLDRPTSGKVTLGDLDLSTLTGRELASFRAQRVGFVFQEHHLLPQLTAFENVLLPGLALGAARSADLEDVAQELLSRVRLTERREAYPAQMSGGERQRVALARALVNGAGLLLCDEPTGNLDRQTGAAVVSLLLEVARQRGVTVLMATHNLAQAARFDRSLQLLDGRLSPAEAEEVEGGSE